DNA sequence from the Bacteroidales bacterium WCE2008 genome:
GTAGCGGTCAGGGATATAGAAATCGAGATTCGGAGTCCTGCTGCGGAGGAAAGAGTAGATCAGCGATACCGCCGTCGTTCCGTCGACGTCGTAGTCGCCATAGATCAATATCTTTTCCTTGTTTTCGATAGCCTTCGTGAGACGTTCGACGGCCTTGTCCATGTCCTTCATCAGGAATGGGTCATGCAGGGAGGAAAGACTGGGACGGAAGAATGCGCGGGCCTGGTCGAACGTATCGACTCCTCTCTGCACCAGCAGGGTCGCAAGGACCTCGTCGATGCCGAGTTCTGCGGAAAGGCGCGAAACCTTGTCCTGGTCGGCGTTATCTCTGATTATCCACTTTCTTTCTTTCTGCATAATTAACTTCGGAATATCTACAAAGATACCTATAAAATTCCGAAAATGGAATAATTGTGTTATTTTTGCAAGGTTTAAGCGATTACAAGTAAAAAGAAGAATATATGGCAATACAACAACTCAGCGAGCAGGAAATTCTCAGGAGAGAGTCAATGACTAAGCTCCGTGAACTCGGCATCGAGCCTTATCCTGCAGCACTTTATCCGGTCAACGCCACCGCGGAGAGCGTAAAGAACGAGTACGATCCGGACAAGGGGAATCTGACAGACATCTGTCTGGCCGGACGTATCATGTCCCGCCGAATCATGGGCGCCGCTTCATTCATGGAGCTTCAGGACGAAACCGGCAGGATCCAGGTCTATGTCAAGAGAGACGAGATCTGCCCGGGAGAAGACAAGACAATGTACAACACCGTATTCAAGAAACTTCTTGACATCGGTGACATCATAGGCATCAAGGGCTTCGCCTTCATCACCCAGACAGGCCAGCTCTCGGTACATGCCAAGGAACTTACGGTGCTGAGCAAATCTCTCCGTGTCCTCCCTATCGTAAAGGAGGCCGACGGAAAGGTCCACGACGCAGTCACCGATCCGGAGCTCCGCTACAGACAGAGATATGTCGACCTGATTGTCAATCCACAGGTAAAGGACGTATTCTTCAAGAGAGCCAAGATCATCGCCACCATGCGCGAGTACTTCAACGCCGCCGGCTGCCTCGAGGTCGAGACACCGATTCTCCAGAGCATTCCGGGAGGCGCTACGGCACGTCCGTTCATCACCCACCACAACGCTCTCGATATCGACATGTACATGCGTATCGCCAACGAGCTCTACCTTAAGAGACTTATCGTGGGTGGTTTCTCCGGAGTATATGAGTTCGCCAAGGACTTCCGCAACGAGGGCATGGACAAGACCCACAACCCTGAGTTCACCTGCATGGAGATCTATGTTGCCTACAAGGACTACAAGTGGATGATGGAGTTCGTGGAGAAGATGCTCGAGAAGATCGCTCTCGAGGTCAATGGTACTACCAAGGTTATGATCGGCGAGAACGAGGTCGATTTCGGCGGCACATACCGTCGTCTTCCTATCCTCGAAGCCATCAAGGAATATGCAGGAGTCGATGTCAAGGGAATGGGCGTGGACGAGCTCAGGGCTGTCTGCAAGAAGCTGGGCGTCGAGATCGAGCCGTCCATGGGCGTAGGCAAGCTTATCGACGCAATCGTCGGAGAATATGTCGAGAAGAACCTCGTACAGCCTACCTTCCTTACCGATTATCCGGTCGAGATGTCCCCTCTTACAAAGCGTCACCGCGAGGATCCTACCCTTACCGAGAGATTCGAGCTCTTCGTATGCGGCAAGGAGCTTGCCAACGCTTACTCAGAGCTTAACGACCCGGTTGACCAGCTTGAGCGCTTCGAGGCTCAGGCCGCCCTCAAGTCCAACGGAGACGACGAGGCCATGTTCATCGACTACGACTTCGTACGTGCTCTCGAGTACGGCATGCCGCCTACCTCGGGCCTCGGAATGGGTATCGACCGTCTTACGATGTTCATGACGGGACAGAGCACCATCCAGGATGTGCTGTTCTTCCCGATGATGAGACCGGAGGCATTCTAGATGAGAATCGAGACTGTCACTTCAGCCCAGAATCCTAAGATAAAGGACCTTCTTGCGCTTCAGGAGAAATCCCGGACGAGGCGCGAAGAGGGTCTCTTTGTTGTAGAGGGACGCCGGGAGCTGGAGCATTGTCTCAAGGCCGGTTTCAAGGCAAAGACTCTTTTCGTCTGCGGAGAAATCCTTGGAGAAGCCTTCCAGGAAGTTGTCGACATGGCTCCTGAAGCCGGAATAGTGCAGGTCCCTGCCTATGTCTATGGCAAGATCGCCTATCGCGAAGGAACCGAAGGCGTGATCGCAGAGATAGAATACAAGGACCGCAAGCTGGAGGACCTCGCCCTCGGCAAGGATCCCCTGGTAATAGTCCTGGAATCGGTTGAGAAGCCGGGCAATCTCGGAGCGGTGCTCAGGAGCGCCGATGCCGCAGGAGCCGACGCAGTCATAATCTGCGATCCTCTCACCGACCTATACAACCCGAATCTGATCAGGGCCAGCATTGGCTCAATATTCACCCTGCAGGTAGCTACGGCCTCCTCGGAGGAAGCTATCGCATGGCTGAAAGACAGAAAAATACAGATACTGACCGCACAGCTTCAGGATTCGCAATGGTACTACGATACGGACATGAAGGGCGGGACCGCCATAGTCATGGGCACTGAATCCACCGGCCTTACCGACATATGGAGAAATGCGGCAGACCGCCACATCAAGATCCCGATGCTCGGAAGGCTTGATTCCCTCAACGTCTCCGTATCGGCGGCCATATTGCTTTACGAAGCGGTCCGTCAGAGAAAATCACATGGAAATGGATAAGTTCGGCCTCATTGGAAAGAATATCTCGGCTTCCGACAGCCCGTCCCTGTTCAAGGCGGCTTACGGAGGACGCTACAGCTATGACCTGCTTGACGGAGAGGACTTCCCTGCCCTCTGGCAGAAATTCCTCGACGGATACAAGGCCGTCAATGTGACTGCGCCATACAAGGAGAATGCATTCGCCGAGGTGCTCGAACTTGCCAGAAACGGCAAGGGAGCGATATCCGGTCCATGTTTCAAGATCAAGGCCACCAATCTCGTAGTCAAGACGGACGAAGGCCTTATGGCCCACAACTCCGACTTCAGCGGCATAATCCTCAGCGTGGCCGACACATACTTCCCGGGACTGGTCTCCCAGTGCTATGAGACCTTCGGCGAGAAGGGACATATAAAAGTCCACCAGTTCATGCGCGAGAACATCGCAGGACTTTTCGGCCAGAAGCCGCAGGCTCTGATCGTCGGATGCGGAGGCGCAGGAAAGGCCGCTGCAGTGGCTGCCGCAGAGATGGGCTTCGAGACTGCGCTCATGAACAGGACTCCAGAGAAGGCCCGCGCAATAGCCGAACAGCTTCCGGAATACGGCTTCATCCCTGTTCCGGTCAGCGATTTCAAGAACTCGCTGAAGGAATGCGACCTGATCATTTACACGGTTCCCGAGACCATGCCTCAGGTCGCCGAGCTCACCGCCGACGATTTCGCAGGAGAAGGAGGCCCTTCAAAAGTAATACTCGAGGCCAACTACAAGACACCCGCATTCAGCGGACTGGTTCTCGACAGGATGGCGATGGCGGACTGCCGTTACATCGAAGGCCGCAAATGGCTGATGTACCAGGCCGTGACCGGCTACAGCCTGATGACAGGAGAAAAAATAAACCTCCCCGCAATGGAGGAGGCCTTCAAGAAGTCTTAAGGAAAAGCTATCGCTCGATAGTCGCCTCACGGTCAGGTCCGAGAGAAATGATCTTGATCGGAACTCCGAGGAAGTCTTCCATGAACTTGATATAATCCTTGAATTCCTTAGGAAGGTCGCTTTCCTTGCGGATGCCCGTAAGGTCACAGTTCCATCCCTTGAATTCCTTGTAGACAGGGGTGATCTCAGCCTGAGTCTCGAACGGGAAGACCGAGGTCTCCTTGCCGTCGATGATGTATGAAGTGCAGACCTTGATGGTCTCGAATGAGTCGAGGCAGTCAGACTTCATCATGATCAAGTCGGTAACTCCGTCGACCATGACAGTATATTTGAGGGCGACGAGGTCGAGCCAGCCGCAACGGCGAGGACGGCCTGTGACGGCTCCGAACTCATGGCCGATCTGACGTATCTTCTCGCCAGTCTCGTCGAAGAGCTCCGTAGGGAACGGCCCGCTGCCGACTCTGGTGCAGTAAGCCTTGAAGATACCATAGACCTTGCCGATCTTAGAAGGAGCGACACCGAGACCGGTGCAGACGCCTCCGATCGTAGTATTGGAAGAGGTTACGAACGGATATGAACCGTAGTCGATATCCAGGAGAGATCCCTGGGCGCCTTCGGCGAGCATCGGTTTCTCCTTGAGCCATGAATCCACGAAATACTCGCAGTCGATAAGATTGAAGCCTCTGAGGAACTCTACTGCCTCCATCCAGGCTTTCTCGTCTTTTTCCGGATCGCACTCGTATCCGAGATCCTTGAGCATCTTGACATGGCGGCTCTTGAGCTTGTTGAATCTGTCAAGGAAATCAGGAGCGATGATATCGCCGACCCTGAGTCCGTGACGGCTGACCTTGTCTGTATAGGTCGGGCCGATACCCTTAAGGGTAGAACCGATCTTGCCCTTTCCGGCGGCAGCCTCATAAGCGGCATCGAGAAGTCTGTGGGTAGGAAGGATAAGATGAGCCTTCTTGGATACCACCAGCTTCTTCTGAGGATCGATATTCATCTTGGCTACATTGCCGCACTCCTCCTTGAAAGTAATCGGATCGAGAACGACACCGCTACCGATGACATTGACGGAACCTTCGCGGAAAATACCTGAAGGAATGCTTCTTACCACGAAGTTCTTTCCGTCGAACTGGAGAGAATGGCCGGCATTAGGGCCACCCTGGAATCTGGCTACAGCCGGATACCTTCCGGCAAGCACGTCCACAATCTTACCTTTACCCTCGTCTCCCCACTGAAGACCGAGAACAACATCAATTTTCATATTTTGAGAAAAAATTTAAAATCAGAACGGAAGATCATCAGAAGGGGCATCCATCGGGATGTCCTGAACCGGAGCGGCCTGCTGAGGCGCTGGAGACGGAGCTGCAGGCTGATAAGGCTGGGATGCAGGAGCTCCCGCCTGGGCCGGATTGTCAGTCTTTTTGCCGAGAAGCTGGATAGTATCGGCTACAATCTCAGTAGTATATTTCTTGGCGCCAGTCTGGTCGGTCCATGACCTCGTCCTGAGACGTCCTTCTATATAGAGCTGGGTACCTCTCTTGACGAATCTCTCGACAACATCGGCATTGCTTCTCCAGACTACGATATTGTGCCATTCAGTATTCTCATGAGGCTCGCCGTTGCGGTCTTTGTATCTTTCAGAAGTAGCAAGGGGGAAAGTTGCGACTTTAGCATTACTCCCTGCAGAAGGGTTATTTCCATCAAGGTAACGTACTTCCGGATCTTTACCCACGTTACCGATTAGCATTACTTTATTGAGTGACATATCTAAGAAAAATTAATAGTCCGTTTCTCCCCGCAATTTACGAATAATTCCGGTAATTTCCGAATTATTTTCCGAACGGCGCATCAAGTCCCAGCCTTGGGTTTCTGGAAGCAGTCCTGGAGAACAGCAGGGCAATCCCGACAGCAGCGACACAGAGTCCCACGAACATCAGTTCGACATACAGGACACCCTTGCCTATGATATTGCCCGCAAGCATCTTGAAGGTCATCAGACCAAGATTCTGAACCCAGTATATAAGGGCGAAAGTAGTGCCCAGCACCTTGTCCGGAACAATCTTCGGAACCGACGGCCAGAGAGCGGCCGGAACCAGCGAGTAACCGAAGCCCAGGAAGACCATGCTGAGGTATCCGTAGAACGGCACACCGGCAGGCGCGAAGGCCAGCAGAAGATGGGCGATCAGGGCCAGCACGGAGCCCAGGATCATCCACTTCGTCCCCTTTCCTTTCCGGTCCACGAGGATTCCGAAAAGCGGCGCGAAGATGACTGTAGCAAAAGGGAGCATCGAGATCATCCAGCCGGCAGCCTCAGCCGGCAGCCCGAAACGAGGAATCAGGATCGCCCCGGCGAACTTCTTGAACGCGATTATACTGCTGTAGAACAGCACGCAGAGCAGTCCCAGCATCCAGAATTTCCCGTCAGTCAAGACTTTTCCCACATCGGCCAGACGGAACGGCTCCTCAGCCTCTTTCCCAGCCTCGGCCTCTCCCTTGTCGCGGGCGGCATCTATGGCCACGAAAACAGCCCAGAGGATCAGTCCGACGGCCATCAGCCCCATACCGAAGACAGCAGGGCGGGCGGTCTCGTCGAGAGAATAGACATGGCCGCTCTGCTGGGCGACCAGAATCGGGGACAGAACCATCGCGAGAGCAGTACCGAGCCTGGCTATTGCCAGCTGCAGACCCATGGCAAGGGCCATCGGTCCATGGCGGAACCATTTGGCGATCGAGCGAGTCACCGCCGTTCCGGCGATCTCGCTGCCGAGTCCGAAGAGCATGCAGCCCACGAAAGCCAGATTCAGGGACGAGGCAGATCCGGACTTCAGGGCATAGAGCACAAGACCGGCGCCTCCGGCCATCATGCCGACGAAGATGGATCCGGTGATCCGGACGCCCCACTTGTCGAGCAGCATTCCGCAGACCACGAGGCCTCCGAAGACGCAGAGCACGGAGTAACCTCCGGCGTATTTGCCATAACCGGCCGCATCCCATCCCAGCTGAGTGAGGGAAGAATCCTCGAACAGATAGGAGATCGACGAAAACATGTCGTCGAAATAGTAGGATGCGAACATCGGAACAACAAGGCAGGCCAGCGCAATCCAGCACGCTGACCTGCCTTTTAAGAATTTGAAAGCAGCCATTACTTTATGTTCGGCTCCTCGAGGCCGAGATGACGTTTGCTGTCAAGGGCCTTGAGATACAAGGCTATAAGGAGAGCAGCTACGCCGAAACCGGCAAAGATGATAAGCGGAACGGTATAGTTGTAAGGGATGAACTCTGCACCGGCTGCCTTGGCGGCTACGACTGCAGGATTGGTTGCATTGGAAGAAGTCAGCACGGTACCGATAAGAAGCGGCACGAAGCACAGTCCGATATTCTGCACCCAGAAGATAAGGCAGTATGCGGAACCGAGGATCTTCTCGTCGATGATCTTAGGTACGGACGGCCACAGGGCTGCAGGCACGAGCGAGAAGCTGACTCCGAGCACGACGATTGTAGCATAAGCGATAAGCTTCGAATGAGTAGCAGGAAGCACGAATGCAAATATCAGGTGGCAGACGATAAGAAGGAGCGCACCGAGGATAAGCATTGTCGCACCCTTACCCTTCTTGTCGAGATATCTTCCGAGGAAAGGAGTGATAGCTGCGGCGCCGATCGGGAACCAGCGGAATATCTGGGATGCAGCCTCAGGGGTGATACCGTCGAGGTTGCACTGGAGCATATTTGCGCCGTAACGCTGGAACGGGAATATTGCGCTGTAATAGAGCACGCAGAGAAGGGCGACTACCCAGAAGCTGAGGGAACCGAAGATCTTGCCGAGGTCGCTGACCTTGAACTCTTCATCGGATCCGTCTTCGCCAGAAGTCTGGCCGGCCTCGGCGAGCTGGGCGTCAAACTTGCCGTCCATTACGGAGAATACTATGAAGTTGATGAGTCCGATAAGCAGGAGAACCGTGCAGAAGCCCACAGGAGCTGCGACGCTGCCCATCTTAGAGGCGATGAGCGGACTGATCGAGAATATCGCGAAGACGCCGACACGGGCGATCGCCATCTCGATCCCCATGGCCATGGCCATCTCTTTGCCTTTGAACCATTTTGCGATAGCCTTGGAAACGGTAGTACCGGCCATCTCGCAGCCGCATCCGAAGATCATGAATCCGAGGGAGGCCATCTTGGCGCTGCCCGGAAGAGCTGTCCACCAGCTCCCGAGCCAGCTGCAGAAAGCAGTGTCCTGGAACCAGTCGGAGATGCCGACGTACTTGATAGCGGCACCGGCGAACATCATGGATGCGGAAAGGATTCCGGTAAAGCGGATTCCCATCTTGTCAAGGATCACACCGGCGATGATAAGGAAGCCGCAGACGTTAAGGATATACTCTGCGCTGGCGTATGTTCCGAAGATGTCCGGAGTCCAGCCGCGCTGGTTCTCGACGAGAGCCTGGAGCGGAGACATGACATCCACGAACATGTAGCCGAAGAACATCATCAGCGCGATGAGGATGAGAGCCGTCCAGCGCGCAGCCGGACTGTCATTCATCAGTTTGAGGATTTTTTCAGACATTTTTATAATTTTTATTTGTTATTTCCCGAATAAAGGCGTGCTAAGTTAGCGTTTTTACGGTAAACGGCAAAAGATTTTTCCATGTCCGAATAAAGTTGTAACTTAGCAGTCTATATACAGCTATGTACACCATACTCGACAACATCAACTCACCTGCGGATATCCGCAACCTAAACATGGATCAGCTCAGGACTCTCTGCGCCGAGCTTCGTGATTATATCGTAAGATGTTGCGCCGAGAACCCGGGGCACCTGGGTTCCAGCCTGGGAGCAGTCGAGCTGATTGTCGGCCTGCATTATGTGTACAACACCCCGGATGACAAGATAGTATTCGACGTAGGACATCAGGCCTACGCCCATAAGATACTTACCGGCCGCCGCGAGCTCTTCAGGAAGAACAGGACAAAAGATGGTATCAGCGGATTCCCCCGCATGGCGGAGAGCCCGTACGATTCTTTCGGAGTAGGTCATTCTTCCACTTCGATTTCCGCTGCGCTCGGTCTTGCGGAAGCAGCCAGGCTCAAAGGCCTGGACAGCAAAGTCGTCGCCCTCATCGGCGATGGAGCCATGAGCGGAGGACTGGCTTTCGAGGGACTGAATAATGCCGGAAGCAGCAAAAGCAACCTGCTGATAATCCTGAACGACAACAACCAGTCGATAGACTCCAACATAGGCGCGATCCATAATTATCTGCTGAAGATAACTACCGGGGACGCCTACAACAAGCTCAAGACCCATATCTGGAACAAGATTGGAGACCGCCGTCTGAGACGGTTCCTCCAGAAGATAACGATAGACACCAAGTCCAACCTCGTGCGCAATACCGGAGGAGCCGTATTCGAGGCTCTCGGATTCAGGTATTTCGGCATTGTGGACGGCAACGACATCGTCCAGGTGGTCAACACACTCCAAAGGCTGAGGAAGCTTTCCGGACCGAGAATACTTCATGTCAGGACGGTCAAGGGCTGCGGCTACACGCCGGCTCTCGCCGACCCGGCCACATGGCACGCCCCGGGTAAATTCGACCCTGATACAGGAGAGCGTATCCTTTCGGAGCGCAAGGCCGCCAGATATCAGGATGTCTTCGGAGAAGTGCTTACAGAGATAGCCCGGAAAGACAGTCGCGTCGTCGGGATAACTCCCGCGATGGGCTCGGGCTGCGGCATGAACATTCTCGCCAATGCGATGCCGGAGCGATTCTATGATGTCGGAATAGAGGAAGAGCATGCAGTGACGTTCGCCGCCGGTCTCGCCGCCGGAGGCATGAGACCGTTCTGCAATCTCTACTCGTCGTTCTCGCAGAGGGCATATGACCAGATAATCCATGATGTCGCTCTCCAGAAACTGCCGGTGGTGCTCTGTTTCGACCGCGCCGGTCTGGTCGGCGAAGACGGCGCTACGCATCACGGATGCTTCGACCTTGCCGCCTATCGTGCGATTCCGGACGCCGTAGTCGCCGTGCCGTCGGACGAGACGATGCTCAAGGACATGATGTACTCCGGACTGGCCAGCGCGACGGGCCCATATATAATAAGGTATCCGCGCGGATGCGGAGAGGGGACGGACTGGAGGAATGCCGAGCCGGAGATACTGACAGCCGGGAAAGGCGTCAAGGTCTGCGACGGAGAGAAGATCGCGGTCCTCGCTCTCGGGCCGGAGGTCTACAGGGCGAAAGAAGCCGCGGCCGCATTCAAAGAGAAATACGGATACTCACCTGCCGTCTATGACATGAGATTCCTCAAGCCTATAGACACCTCGATACTCGAGGAGGTTGCGGCCGGATATGGATACATACTGACTGCGGAAGAGGGCTGCATCAAGGGCGGGCTCTTCGGAGCTGTTACCGAATATATGGCAGAGAAGGGATATAAACCTTATATCAACGGATGCGGTATTCCTGACAGATTCATCGGCCAGGACCGCCAGGGAGCTCAACGCAGCGAATGCGGTCTGGATGCCGCAGGGATACTTACAGCGCTTGAGAAAATGATAGCAAAATAATTCTAAAAAGTTTTGCAGAATTAGAATTAATGCCTATCTTTGCAATCCCTTTCGGAAACGAATCGGAAAAACATACTGCCGATATAGCTCAGTTGGCCAGAGCACGTGATTTGTAATCTCGGGGTCGTGGGTTCGAATCCCTCTATCGGCTCTAGTTCCAACAAGCAATCGGAACAATATTTGGGAGGATACCAAAGTGGCCAACTGGGGCAGACTGTAAATCTGCTGGTTTTTACCTTCGGGGGTTCAAATCCCTCTCCTCCCACTTTTTTATGTCGCGGAAGTAGCTCAGTTGGTAGAGCATCAGCCTTCCAAGCTGAGGGTCGCGAGTTCGAACCTCGTTTTCCGCTCCATAAAGCCGGTGTAGCTCAGGGGTAGAGCGCATCCTTGGTAAGGATGAGGTCATGAGTTCAAATCCCATCACCGGCTCATTTTTTTATAAATAGAAGTTAGAATATAACACATTTAAACATAATATTATGGCAAAAGAAACTTTCCAGAGAACCAAGCCGCATGTTAACATCGGTACTATCGGCCATGTTGACCACGGTAAGACGACTTTGACCGCTGCCATCACCAAGGTGCTCGCTGAAAGAGTATCTGGTAACGCTGACAAGGTTAAGTCATTCGATCAGATCGACAACGCTCCAGAAGAGAAAGAGCGTGGTATCACCATTAACTCTGCACACGTAGAGTACGAAACTGAGAATCGTCACTATGCACACGTTGACTGCCCAGGCCACGCAGACTACGTGAAGAACATGGTAACTGGTGCTGCTCAGATGGATGGTGCAATCCTCGTAGTTGCATCTACTGATGGTCCTATGCCTCAGACCCGTGAGCACATCCTTCTCGCCCGTCAGGTGAACGTACCTAAGATCCTCGTGTTCATGAACAAGGTTGACCTTGTTGACGATGAGGAAATGCTCGACCTCGTAGAGATGGAGATCCGTGACCTCCTCGCATTCTACAGCTTCGACGAGAACTGCCCTATCATCCGTGGTTCTGCACTTGGTGCTCTCAACGGTGAGAAGGTTTGGGAAGACAAGGTTATGGATCTCATGAACGCAGTTGACGAGTACATTCCGCTCCCAGTTCGTCTTGTTGATAAGCCATTCCTTATGCCTATCGAGGACATCTTCTCTATCACCGGTCGTGGTACTGTCGTTACCGGTCGTATCGAGGCTGGTACCATCCACGTCAACGATCCTGTTGAGCTCGTTGGTTTCGGTGATGAGCCACGTCAGTCAGTCGTTACTGGTGTCGAGATGTTCCGTAAGC
Encoded proteins:
- a CDS encoding lysyl-tRNA synthetase, class II, which gives rise to MAIQQLSEQEILRRESMTKLRELGIEPYPAALYPVNATAESVKNEYDPDKGNLTDICLAGRIMSRRIMGAASFMELQDETGRIQVYVKRDEICPGEDKTMYNTVFKKLLDIGDIIGIKGFAFITQTGQLSVHAKELTVLSKSLRVLPIVKEADGKVHDAVTDPELRYRQRYVDLIVNPQVKDVFFKRAKIIATMREYFNAAGCLEVETPILQSIPGGATARPFITHHNALDIDMYMRIANELYLKRLIVGGFSGVYEFAKDFRNEGMDKTHNPEFTCMEIYVAYKDYKWMMEFVEKMLEKIALEVNGTTKVMIGENEVDFGGTYRRLPILEAIKEYAGVDVKGMGVDELRAVCKKLGVEIEPSMGVGKLIDAIVGEYVEKNLVQPTFLTDYPVEMSPLTKRHREDPTLTERFELFVCGKELANAYSELNDPVDQLERFEAQAALKSNGDDEAMFIDYDFVRALEYGMPPTSGLGMGIDRLTMFMTGQSTIQDVLFFPMMRPEAF
- a CDS encoding RNA methyltransferase, TrmH family, encoding MRIETVTSAQNPKIKDLLALQEKSRTRREEGLFVVEGRRELEHCLKAGFKAKTLFVCGEILGEAFQEVVDMAPEAGIVQVPAYVYGKIAYREGTEGVIAEIEYKDRKLEDLALGKDPLVIVLESVEKPGNLGAVLRSADAAGADAVIICDPLTDLYNPNLIRASIGSIFTLQVATASSEEAIAWLKDRKIQILTAQLQDSQWYYDTDMKGGTAIVMGTESTGLTDIWRNAADRHIKIPMLGRLDSLNVSVSAAILLYEAVRQRKSHGNG
- a CDS encoding shikimate dehydrogenase → MDKFGLIGKNISASDSPSLFKAAYGGRYSYDLLDGEDFPALWQKFLDGYKAVNVTAPYKENAFAEVLELARNGKGAISGPCFKIKATNLVVKTDEGLMAHNSDFSGIILSVADTYFPGLVSQCYETFGEKGHIKVHQFMRENIAGLFGQKPQALIVGCGGAGKAAAVAAAEMGFETALMNRTPEKARAIAEQLPEYGFIPVPVSDFKNSLKECDLIIYTVPETMPQVAELTADDFAGEGGPSKVILEANYKTPAFSGLVLDRMAMADCRYIEGRKWLMYQAVTGYSLMTGEKINLPAMEEAFKKS
- a CDS encoding Adenylosuccinate synthetase — encoded protein: MKIDVVLGLQWGDEGKGKIVDVLAGRYPAVARFQGGPNAGHSLQFDGKNFVVRSIPSGIFREGSVNVIGSGVVLDPITFKEECGNVAKMNIDPQKKLVVSKKAHLILPTHRLLDAAYEAAAGKGKIGSTLKGIGPTYTDKVSRHGLRVGDIIAPDFLDRFNKLKSRHVKMLKDLGYECDPEKDEKAWMEAVEFLRGFNLIDCEYFVDSWLKEKPMLAEGAQGSLLDIDYGSYPFVTSSNTTIGGVCTGLGVAPSKIGKVYGIFKAYCTRVGSGPFPTELFDETGEKIRQIGHEFGAVTGRPRRCGWLDLVALKYTVMVDGVTDLIMMKSDCLDSFETIKVCTSYIIDGKETSVFPFETQAEITPVYKEFKGWNCDLTGIRKESDLPKEFKDYIKFMEDFLGVPIKIISLGPDREATIER
- a CDS encoding single-strand binding protein (manually curated), whose product is MSLNKVMLIGNVGKDPEVRYLDGNNPSAGSNAKVATFPLATSERYKDRNGEPHENTEWHNIVVWRSNADVVERFVKRGTQLYIEGRLRTRSWTDQTGAKKYTTEIVADTIQLLGKKTDNPAQAGAPASQPYQPAAPSPAPQQAAPVQDIPMDAPSDDLPF
- a CDS encoding Major Facilitator Superfamily protein; translated protein: MAAFKFLKGRSACWIALACLVVPMFASYYFDDMFSSISYLFEDSSLTQLGWDAAGYGKYAGGYSVLCVFGGLVVCGMLLDKWGVRITGSIFVGMMAGGAGLVLYALKSGSASSLNLAFVGCMLFGLGSEIAGTAVTRSIAKWFRHGPMALAMGLQLAIARLGTALAMVLSPILVAQQSGHVYSLDETARPAVFGMGLMAVGLILWAVFVAIDAARDKGEAEAGKEAEEPFRLADVGKVLTDGKFWMLGLLCVLFYSSIIAFKKFAGAILIPRFGLPAEAAGWMISMLPFATVIFAPLFGILVDRKGKGTKWMILGSVLALIAHLLLAFAPAGVPFYGYLSMVFLGFGYSLVPAALWPSVPKIVPDKVLGTTFALIYWVQNLGLMTFKMLAGNIIGKGVLYVELMFVGLCVAAVGIALLFSRTASRNPRLGLDAPFGK
- a CDS encoding Nitrate/nitrite transporter NarK: MSEKILKLMNDSPAARWTALILIALMMFFGYMFVDVMSPLQALVENQRGWTPDIFGTYASAEYILNVCGFLIIAGVILDKMGIRFTGILSASMMFAGAAIKYVGISDWFQDTAFCSWLGSWWTALPGSAKMASLGFMIFGCGCEMAGTTVSKAIAKWFKGKEMAMAMGIEMAIARVGVFAIFSISPLIASKMGSVAAPVGFCTVLLLIGLINFIVFSVMDGKFDAQLAEAGQTSGEDGSDEEFKVSDLGKIFGSLSFWVVALLCVLYYSAIFPFQRYGANMLQCNLDGITPEAASQIFRWFPIGAAAITPFLGRYLDKKGKGATMLILGALLLIVCHLIFAFVLPATHSKLIAYATIVVLGVSFSLVPAALWPSVPKIIDEKILGSAYCLIFWVQNIGLCFVPLLIGTVLTSSNATNPAVVAAKAAGAEFIPYNYTVPLIIFAGFGVAALLIALYLKALDSKRHLGLEEPNIK
- a CDS encoding 1-deoxy-D-xylulose-5-phosphate synthase, with translation MYTILDNINSPADIRNLNMDQLRTLCAELRDYIVRCCAENPGHLGSSLGAVELIVGLHYVYNTPDDKIVFDVGHQAYAHKILTGRRELFRKNRTKDGISGFPRMAESPYDSFGVGHSSTSISAALGLAEAARLKGLDSKVVALIGDGAMSGGLAFEGLNNAGSSKSNLLIILNDNNQSIDSNIGAIHNYLLKITTGDAYNKLKTHIWNKIGDRRLRRFLQKITIDTKSNLVRNTGGAVFEALGFRYFGIVDGNDIVQVVNTLQRLRKLSGPRILHVRTVKGCGYTPALADPATWHAPGKFDPDTGERILSERKAARYQDVFGEVLTEIARKDSRVVGITPAMGSGCGMNILANAMPERFYDVGIEEEHAVTFAAGLAAGGMRPFCNLYSSFSQRAYDQIIHDVALQKLPVVLCFDRAGLVGEDGATHHGCFDLAAYRAIPDAVVAVPSDETMLKDMMYSGLASATGPYIIRYPRGCGEGTDWRNAEPEILTAGKGVKVCDGEKIAVLALGPEVYRAKEAAAAFKEKYGYSPAVYDMRFLKPIDTSILEEVAAGYGYILTAEEGCIKGGLFGAVTEYMAEKGYKPYINGCGIPDRFIGQDRQGAQRSECGLDAAGILTALEKMIAK
- a CDS encoding elongation factor Tu, coding for MAKETFQRTKPHVNIGTIGHVDHGKTTLTAAITKVLAERVSGNADKVKSFDQIDNAPEEKERGITINSAHVEYETENRHYAHVDCPGHADYVKNMVTGAAQMDGAILVVASTDGPMPQTREHILLARQVNVPKILVFMNKVDLVDDEEMLDLVEMEIRDLLAFYSFDENCPIIRGSALGALNGEKVWEDKVMDLMNAVDEYIPLPVRLVDKPFLMPIEDIFSITGRGTVVTGRIEAGTIHVNDPVELVGFGDEPRQSVVTGVEMFRKLLPQGEAGDNVGLLLRGVDKKEVKRGEVVAAPGSITPHTEFVAQIYVLKKEEGGRHTPFHNHYRPQFFIRTLDVTGEITLPADKEMVMPGDNVEINVKLITPVAMNEALQFAIREGGRTVGAGQVIKIVE